From Gossypium raimondii isolate GPD5lz chromosome 11, ASM2569854v1, whole genome shotgun sequence:
CTTccattgtttctttgttttcttacaTGCTACATGTATGAAAAATCAACATGTGAacgaatattttattttatttttattttatttgtaagaaACATGTgatgaataatgaaaaattgaaatggaGCTTTGGAAAGTATGTTGTGTTTATGCTAATGattaacatgaaaataacaatgaattattgaactaactagtatgtaattagataaatgtGAAATGTTGGTTGGTTAACTTGGGTTTTCTtgttacttatttttattacatttgtTATGTTTATAATTGATAATTCAAGTTATATTAGCAACATTGAGTAATCATTACTCAGCGTACATAGTTATTTGTTTCCATGCGTAAGTTGTGGATAAAAGCTATAAATATTTCGTGGTCAAGCATCCAACTCTCCAACTCAACTCAAAAAGCCATTACAATTATGTTTTGTATGCAAAAATTacgagaaattatttttaacagttttgaagtCATATAACATGTACCTAAGTTGGTTGGTTTGATGCCTAATTTAGTTTTACCACTTTAAGTAAGTGACCCATAATGCTTAATAGGTTAGATTTTATCTTTTGACTATTAGTTAATTATGCTTGTTTATGTTggtttgatttttgaattgatttattaaGTGTTTATGCATGGAAGATTTATAATTTAGTGATGGTTGAATGTGTTTAGATGGGTTAATTTgagattatggtttaaggtaaGCTTTAGGTCAGCTTGAGTTCAATTGCGTAAGGTTTTGGCTAGTTAGAAGTGggaaattttgttcatttggtcATTAAGTCTAGATACAAGGAGAACATGCCTCAATACtgttaaaaagaatttctcttaatttttgcATTCAAAAGCCCGATGCCTCAATACATAACTAATTAGTCTCGAGACAATTGCTCTTAGGTCTCGGGACAAGTGGTCTTTGTCTCAAGATAGAAGTACATCgaagctaaattaatttttttgcctATTCCAAGTCTCAATACAAGAGCTCTTGTCTCAAGACATTCAAACATCGAACCAAAAGTAGGAAAACATGAGAGGTCAATCTTGAGACATAAAGGACCTTGCCTCGAGACTCAACTTGAGACATGTTAACTTTGAagctaaaatttccaaaataatttataacctGTCTCGAGATTCTCCATGTCTGGAGACATAACTTGAAATATGACATTTGAGTTTGGATTCAAGCCCTAATTCTAATATATTAACTCATTATAACCCCATGTATGTAGATGGAATTGATTCTTATGTATGCCAAATGTTATTTGTTGATCATAATGAATAGGCTTATTGTTCTGAATGATGaataagaatttaattttgcaaatttatGTCAAGTTAGTTTGAGTTGTTTCGATGACGTAATGTGAAGTCACACATTCGGACCTGATGATCAAATTGGGTGTGGGGTGTCACACACAACCTTCTCGACTATAACTTCGCCCATAGGCAACACTTCACCAGCCATGGCCCTCGCAAACGTATGTATGGTTTACACGTGGCTCACCTCTAATCTACCTTGCCAATGATAGGTGTTGAGTCATTCTTTTTCATGGAACACAAGTAAGACCCACGTAGGGCTTTACTATGTCCATATTGATCCCATTATTGCTTATTTAGAAGTTCTACAATGTTTTCTAAGGGACCAAACATGACAAGACCAGTGAAGGCACGTGTTAGGGCCTAATGCCAAGGGGTGATCATCCTTGCCTATAAATACCCCTCCCTTGATAGATTTCTTCTTCAACCTCTCTCTTCCAGCACCTCACCACCGTTTAAACAACCATCCCCCTCTCTTGCCAACCTCTTCTATAATCCTCACTAAGTTTAAACGAGCAAAGATCAACACACagttataaataaatgaacacgAAAATGATTTTACTTAACGAacacaaattaaacacaaataagctttaaaaaataaataaatgaacataaataaaGACATATTTATTCAAGTTCAATTCATTTATAGCCAGTAAAAGTACTAGGGAAGCCACTGAACTTAGCGGTAGATTGCATTTCGGTCCCTTTAttgaaaaatgaacaaattagcccttatatatatttcaaaacgTGCAAATTAGACTGCcgttaaatttatatgtaaaatgatgatgtgacacgttaaatccttgctgaaaatgatttttatgggtaaactataaaaatagtcactcaactatgtCTTTTGTTCTATTTGGTTacccaactattaattttttcgatttagttACTCTGAGCTGATGTGGGCTTGTTTTATTAGTCTAGTAACAAAATTAGCTctctaatatttatacattctatCGATTTgatactaaatataaaaaatcaacaaatttagccctcaatgtttacaaaatttgtcattttaattataattctaaaataataataaatttgaccCTCAATATGtacaaaatctatcaatttagtcctaactctaaaattttaaatatatattttctaaaagaattcaattttagcCAATAAGGACCCAATTGATTAAATAGTAATTGAACTGAAGTGTATATCCACATTGAGAAACCAAATTCTTCAAATTTCATTAGATTGATtggttgaattgattaaatagtaaattgatTCGATTGTTCTTCtgaataatttacaaaatgatATTGATTGAGGTAATTATTCTTCTGTAATTTACTACTCTTGTTTCTCTTACCAAAAAAAATCCCCACCTTAAAATCCAGTCTAAATCgctaaaacaaattcaaaaatttgcaTGTCTATCCCGCAAACCATGCAAAAACCAAACacgtaaaatttttttaaaatttcgtcACTAAAAATAGCCATGAATTTTCACCTATAAATGATCCTCCCCAACACCATTCTTCTTCAGACCTGCAATAACAAAGCAAATAATAACTATCACCGGCGGATCCCCATTCTCCAGCAATTAAACGCAGGTCTCGTTCATTTCTGGTGCGTTTAATAATCCCTTTATACGCCATGGACATGAAGAAGGTCTCCACCGCCATCATTGTTGCTGCTGCCTCAATGAGCGCCGTCATGGCTGCCGATGCACCTGCTCCCTCCCCTTCCGCCGGTGGTTCTATTCCTAGCTCCTCTCCCGGTTCCGCCCCAGCATCAGGACCAGATTCCAGCGTGGCTGCCGCAGCCTTGCCGGTTCTTGGATCATTGGTTGGGGCTTccattgtttctttgttttcttacaTGCTACATGTATGAAAAATCAACATGTGAacgaatattatattttaaattttatttttatttttgtaagaaACATGTGATgaataatgaaaaaattgaaatggagCTTTGGAAAGGATGTTGTGTTTACGCTGTTACTTTTcgatttattcaaaacaaagaataacatgaaaataccaatgaattattgaactaactagtatgtaattagataaatgtGGGGTGAAGTTGGAAAATCTTTTATAGAAATcgagattaaaataattttttatgagtGTTAAAATAggtatttaattatattttatggtatttaaaacgattaaattaaaattttaataatttttgggttaaattataaatttattatatatttaacttaTGCTTTTATGAATTTTGGAGAGTCTCAACCCGTTTTAGGAGAGGGTGTAAAGCCGTTGCAAAGCCCTTGTCAGTCCCTTTCCTTGCCACTAACGAGGGTGAGGATAGGAACAATGACAAAGCTTACTCGAAGCTCGATCtatttagaaaacaaattttgttttctagCTCAATTCTAGTTTTTGAGCTTATATTTTAGTTCAAACCCACTCACTTTTTGGATGGACCTTTGGGTTGAATCGAGATGGTCTGTCCCATGATCAAGTCTagatacaaaaagaaaaaaaagaaagtcaaTGGAGTTGTAATCCTCCAATGAAAAAGCAAGACCTCAGTGCGATGAAATTGAATCCCGTTATACATCCAAGCGATCTATTGCGGCATGATTGGGCAATAGAGTGTCCAAATCATGTCAGATTGAAGGTAAACTTAAATCAAAACGAATCCTTAGTCCGgcaattaaaatagaataaaagatatagttgggtgactatttttatatacccataaaaaataattttcaacatATAGATTTAACGTTTCATGTCAtcatttaatagataaaatttaacgGAAGAgttaatttgtatatttcaaaatatataaaggttaatttactcattttttcaaaaaattaccaaattgcaACCTTCTCCTAATTAATACAGGagcttaactaataattttaccGTTATAGtcttttattcatcaaaataaaacttaccatCCGACCATTTATCACagtatataatatttttagtacatcttattatataatatttacatataagtGATTAGAATCGCGTCGCTTTACTTTACCATTAAggttttagttaaaaaaaatccattcaaaattaataaatataaaatcgaTGGAATTAGctgattgagttttagttcaattagtgtagatattgttgtcaatataggAGGACGTATGTATATTTGTTGCCTAAGTTCATTTTTCAAGTCTATATTGTTGTCTAAACTCTTCTATTTTTTAGGCGAACCTTTAGACCGAGCCAAATAGCCCAATCCATGGACAACTCTACATTTATCATAgtatataacatttttttagTACATCttgttatataatatttacatatagaTGATTAAATCATCTCACTTTACTtctatcatttaaattttagttaaaaaaatccattcaaaattaataaatataaaatctatggAATTAATAGACCTTAATTGCATCTCTCATATCCGTGCAAATCaaattttacgatttaaaaaaaattaa
This genomic window contains:
- the LOC105761629 gene encoding arabinogalactan protein 23, coding for MDMKKVSTAIIVAAASMSAVMAADAPAPSPSAGGSIPSSSPGSAPASGPDSSVAAAALPVLGSLVGASIVSLFSYMLHV